The DNA segment CTTTTGATAATGATTTTTTCTTCGCGTATCGATCTTGAGCAGTTCCCCTCGGGCCTTCTGTTGCGAGATGTGATCCCGAGCCATAAGCCGCTCAATGCGCAACGTCTCATCACAGCTTAAAAACACATTAAAAGTGTCGTAGCCCTTCAGCACATAATTGGCACACTTGCCGAGAATAACTGCCGCGCCATCTTTGGCCAGATCTCGGAGAATTTTGGCGTTGGCAAGAAACCGGGCATCCGTCGCCACAAAATCCTCCTGAGAATAGGAGTAGTTTTCACGATAGAGATCATAGATGGTACCTTGTAAAAAGGTGTCATCTTTTTTTATACAATTCGGATCCACGCTGCTCTCTAATAGCTTCAGATCGATAATCTGCTCATCATAGACGGGGATATCGAGTTTGTCGGCAATACGTTTTGCGACTTTCATCGCATCCGTGCCATGTTCCCGATCGATGGTGAAGATCACAGGACGGTGAGC comes from the Peptoniphilus equinus genome and includes:
- a CDS encoding cytidylate kinase-like family protein; this translates as MLNLNKWLGAHRPVIFTIDREHGTDAMKVAKRIADKLDIPVYDEQIIDLKLLESSVDPNCIKKDDTFLQGTIYDLYRENYSYSQEDFVATDARFLANAKILRDLAKDGAAVILGKCANYVLKGYDTFNVFLSCDETLRIERLMARDHISQQKARGELLKIDTRRKNHYQKYTGGQWGGPTDYDLIINTAYFDSDDVANVILKCSALKHRQ